The following are encoded together in the Raineyella sp. LH-20 genome:
- a CDS encoding dihydroxyacetone kinase family protein, translating to MTHIVKDPATFMEDMMVGFAAAHPAYVELVPGGCVRADEPRHGKVAVIPGGGSGHYPGFAGVVGPGMADGAVIGNIFTSPSAQDAYDVAKAAEVGGGVILCPGNYAGDVLNFTAAKERLDAEGIPTRTVWVTDDIASAPLSEIEKRRGIAGDFVVYKIAGAAAEEGLDLDAVEAVARRANAATRSFGVAFAGCTMPGADTPLFTVPAGRMGVGLGIHGEPGIAEDPTLPADELATMLVDALLADLPLERGQRITAVLNGLGATKYEELFVLWKYVHELLVATHGLVLVEPEVGEMVTSLDMAGCSLTLVRLEEDLERYWTAPCDTPAYRKGSVRSTGQHRRLVTTAHADAAAQVSGSPASVAAAATARRVLATMKATLVEAEEELGRIDAIAGDGDHGRGMVRGIAAAVDGAEELPVESAGVEAVLVAAGDSWASKAGGTSGVLWGATLAAVGRALGDSREEITRHDVARAVRAGLDAMQRLGKAQVGDKTIVDAFVPFAETLEAQVLDGVPLSAAWASAAAAATDAAEATAGLRPRLGRARPLAERSLGTPDAGATSFALCMGRIAPVLS from the coding sequence ATGACCCACATCGTCAAGGATCCGGCCACGTTCATGGAGGACATGATGGTCGGCTTCGCCGCCGCCCATCCGGCGTACGTCGAGCTGGTGCCCGGCGGCTGCGTCCGCGCCGACGAGCCGCGCCACGGCAAGGTCGCCGTCATCCCGGGCGGCGGCTCCGGCCACTACCCCGGCTTCGCCGGCGTGGTCGGCCCCGGCATGGCCGACGGCGCCGTGATCGGCAACATCTTCACCTCCCCCTCCGCACAGGACGCGTACGACGTGGCGAAGGCCGCCGAGGTGGGCGGTGGCGTCATCCTCTGCCCGGGCAACTACGCCGGTGACGTGCTGAACTTCACCGCCGCCAAGGAACGTCTGGATGCCGAGGGCATCCCGACCCGTACGGTCTGGGTCACCGACGACATCGCCTCGGCGCCGCTGTCCGAGATCGAGAAGCGTCGCGGCATCGCCGGCGACTTCGTGGTCTACAAGATCGCCGGGGCGGCCGCCGAGGAGGGGCTGGACCTGGACGCCGTCGAGGCGGTGGCTCGGCGGGCCAACGCCGCCACCCGCTCGTTCGGGGTGGCCTTCGCCGGCTGCACCATGCCGGGTGCCGACACCCCGCTGTTCACCGTGCCCGCGGGCCGGATGGGCGTCGGCCTGGGCATCCACGGCGAGCCCGGGATCGCGGAGGACCCGACGCTGCCGGCCGATGAACTGGCGACGATGCTGGTGGACGCGCTGCTGGCGGACCTGCCGCTGGAGCGCGGCCAGCGGATCACCGCGGTGCTCAACGGGCTGGGTGCGACCAAGTACGAGGAGCTCTTCGTGCTCTGGAAGTACGTCCACGAGCTGCTCGTCGCCACCCACGGCCTGGTCCTGGTCGAGCCGGAGGTCGGCGAGATGGTGACCAGCCTCGACATGGCCGGCTGCTCGCTCACCCTGGTCCGGCTCGAGGAGGACCTGGAACGCTACTGGACCGCTCCGTGTGACACCCCGGCCTACCGGAAGGGCAGCGTACGGTCCACCGGACAGCACCGCCGGCTCGTCACCACCGCACACGCCGACGCGGCGGCGCAGGTGAGCGGCTCCCCGGCGAGTGTGGCGGCGGCCGCGACGGCCCGCCGGGTGCTCGCCACGATGAAGGCCACTCTGGTCGAGGCCGAGGAGGAGCTCGGCCGGATCGACGCCATCGCCGGCGACGGCGACCATGGGCGCGGCATGGTGCGGGGCATCGCCGCCGCGGTGGACGGCGCCGAGGAACTGCCGGTGGAGAGCGCCGGGGTGGAGGCGGTGCTGGTCGCCGCCGGCGACTCCTGGGCCTCCAAGGCGGGCGGCACCTCGGGCGTGCTGTGGGGCGCCACCCTGGCAGCTGTCGGCCGCGCACTGGGCGACAGCCGCGAGGAGATCACCCGGCACGACGTCGCCCGGGCGGTCCGCGCCGGTCTGGACGCCATGCAGCGGCTGGGCAAGGCGCAGGTCGGCGACAAGACGATCGTCGACGCGTTCGTGCCCTTCGCCGAGACCCTGGAGGCGCAGGTGCTCGACGGCGTCCCGCTGAGTGCGGCGTGGGCGTCCGCGGCGGCAGCCGCCACGGACGCCGCGGAGGCGACCGCCGGGCTGCGGCCGCGACTCGGCCGAGCCCGCCCGCTGGCGGAGCGCAGCCTCGGCACCCCGGACGCCGGCGCCACCTCCTTCGCGCTGTGCATGGGCCGGATCGCCCCGGTGCTCAGCTGA
- a CDS encoding bifunctional proline dehydrogenase/L-glutamate gamma-semialdehyde dehydrogenase — MSADQLPSGDLHSGDLHSGDLQAAADLAVPTAERWWRTAHAGHQDGGPGTLLGRVAADPAGMRWLLDLVDRVIRPEDDRTAAYALHRLAATIPDSLPVALRGLLAAGGATGPELPGVVLPVARRLLRTLIGDLVVDATDERLGAALARLSAPGYSLNVNLLGEAVLGDGEAARRLADVEHLVRRDDVTYVSLKVSSVLGPHNPWGLDAAVDRAVDRLAPLYRLAAERPRPVFLNLDMEEYRDLHLTLAVFRRLLDLPGLAGFSAGVVLQAYLPDALPAYQELLGWATHRVDAGGAPIRVRLVKGANLAMETVDARLHGWPSVATGSKEATDANYLRLLDRALTPDATRAIHLGVAGHNLFTVALAWELAGLRGVRDRIEVEMLAGMAPAQAAAVRAETDRLRLYVPVVRPEEFDVALAYLVRRLEENAAPGHYLASLGDPDPEAGLARERARFRAAVARWTTEGPEAVGPRRRQDRTLPPTLTGVSRGSAGTDNAPDTDTALPAAQAWGRAILARVPGSRLGVVAVQRARIDDPTRLDEVVGRTVRAGAAWADRTPAERAAIVHRIGDELEAARAELLEVAAAECGKTLDQSDPEVSEAVDFAHHYAEESLRLGRLVGGTFRPVRLTVVAPPWNFPLSIPLGGVAAALAAGSAVILKPATAARRCGALLAEACRRAGVPREVLRLVVPADATLGRRLVTDPRVGRVVLTGAADTAAAFLRWRPGMGLLAETSGKNAIVVTPSADRDQAVRDIVASAFGHAGQKCSAASLVILVGAAAGSTRFRDQLIDATRSLTVGRPTDPAARMGPLTSPPGDKLLRGLTTLEPGQHWILTPRRLDAPPADPEGRLWTPGIRAGVAPGSEFHRVEYFGPVLGVMTVPDLATAVEVQNGTDYGLTAGLQSLDPDEVRYWTEHVQAGNLYVNRPITGAVVRRQPFGGWKRSAVGAGAKAGGPNYLYGFGEVVPAPVTELVAEPTAPLLRRLLAVGRTVLASEDAVRLEVAIGLDQQALDEEFGRVHDPAALGVERNLLRYLPTPVLIRLGEGRPVLELVRELSAALAVPGAAAVGHRVSTARALPGPLLDLLAGQGIPVVVESDAAFLARVPERTLEPGGRIRLLGGDRTALAEVLTGSVDPLRAIDTAVYAGPVVDAGRVAILPYVHEQLVSISAHRYGHPSDLAEAAGLS; from the coding sequence ATGAGCGCTGACCAGCTGCCCTCCGGCGACCTGCACTCCGGCGACCTGCACTCCGGCGACCTTCAGGCCGCCGCCGACCTGGCCGTGCCGACCGCCGAACGCTGGTGGCGGACCGCCCACGCCGGCCACCAGGACGGGGGGCCGGGCACCCTGCTCGGCCGGGTCGCCGCCGACCCGGCCGGGATGCGCTGGCTGCTCGACCTCGTCGACCGGGTGATCCGGCCCGAGGACGATCGCACCGCGGCGTACGCCCTGCACCGGCTCGCCGCGACGATCCCGGACTCGCTGCCGGTCGCGCTGCGTGGCCTGCTCGCCGCCGGCGGCGCGACCGGGCCGGAGTTGCCCGGCGTCGTGCTGCCGGTGGCCCGCCGGCTGCTGCGTACGCTGATCGGTGACCTGGTCGTCGACGCGACCGACGAACGGCTCGGTGCCGCCCTGGCCCGGCTGTCCGCTCCCGGCTACTCCCTCAACGTCAACCTGCTCGGTGAGGCGGTACTCGGTGACGGTGAGGCGGCCCGCCGGCTGGCCGACGTCGAGCATCTGGTGCGCCGCGACGACGTCACGTACGTCTCCCTCAAGGTCTCCTCGGTGCTCGGCCCGCACAACCCGTGGGGCCTCGACGCGGCGGTCGACCGCGCGGTCGACCGGCTCGCCCCGCTCTACCGGCTGGCCGCGGAGCGGCCGCGACCGGTCTTCCTCAACCTCGACATGGAGGAGTACCGCGATCTGCACCTCACCCTGGCGGTCTTCCGCCGGCTGCTGGACCTGCCCGGCCTGGCCGGCTTCTCCGCCGGGGTGGTGCTGCAGGCGTACCTGCCCGACGCCCTGCCGGCGTACCAGGAGCTGCTCGGCTGGGCCACCCACCGGGTGGACGCGGGCGGAGCGCCGATCCGGGTGCGACTGGTCAAGGGCGCCAACCTGGCGATGGAGACCGTCGACGCCCGGCTGCACGGCTGGCCGTCGGTGGCCACCGGCTCGAAGGAGGCCACCGACGCCAACTACCTGCGGCTGCTCGACCGGGCGCTCACCCCGGACGCCACCCGCGCGATCCACCTCGGCGTCGCCGGGCACAACCTCTTCACCGTCGCGCTGGCCTGGGAACTGGCCGGCCTGCGCGGCGTCCGGGACCGGATCGAGGTGGAGATGCTGGCCGGGATGGCGCCGGCGCAGGCCGCGGCGGTCCGCGCCGAGACCGACCGGCTGCGGCTCTACGTGCCGGTCGTCCGGCCGGAGGAGTTCGACGTCGCGCTGGCCTATCTGGTCCGCCGGCTGGAGGAGAACGCCGCACCCGGCCACTACCTGGCCTCCCTCGGCGATCCCGACCCGGAGGCCGGGCTGGCCCGGGAACGGGCCCGGTTCCGGGCCGCCGTCGCCCGCTGGACCACCGAGGGTCCGGAGGCCGTCGGGCCGCGCCGCCGCCAGGACCGTACGCTGCCGCCGACCCTGACCGGCGTCAGCCGGGGCTCAGCAGGCACCGACAACGCGCCCGACACGGACACCGCGCTGCCTGCCGCCCAGGCCTGGGGCCGGGCGATCCTGGCTCGGGTGCCCGGCTCCCGCCTCGGCGTCGTCGCCGTCCAGCGCGCCCGGATCGACGATCCCACCCGGCTGGACGAAGTCGTCGGCCGCACCGTACGGGCCGGCGCCGCCTGGGCGGACCGTACGCCCGCCGAACGTGCCGCCATCGTGCACCGGATCGGCGACGAGCTCGAGGCGGCCCGCGCCGAGCTGCTGGAGGTGGCCGCCGCCGAGTGCGGCAAGACGCTCGACCAGTCCGATCCGGAGGTCTCCGAGGCCGTCGACTTCGCCCACCACTACGCCGAGGAGTCGCTGCGGCTCGGCCGGCTGGTCGGCGGCACCTTCCGGCCGGTCCGGCTCACCGTCGTCGCCCCGCCGTGGAACTTCCCGCTGTCGATCCCGCTGGGCGGGGTCGCCGCGGCACTGGCCGCCGGCTCGGCGGTGATCCTCAAGCCGGCCACCGCCGCCCGACGGTGCGGAGCCCTGCTCGCCGAGGCCTGCCGGCGGGCCGGGGTGCCCCGTGAGGTGCTGCGGCTGGTGGTGCCCGCCGACGCCACGCTGGGCCGCCGGCTGGTCACCGATCCGCGGGTCGGCCGGGTGGTGCTGACCGGCGCGGCCGACACCGCCGCGGCGTTCCTGCGCTGGCGCCCCGGGATGGGCCTGCTGGCCGAGACCTCCGGCAAGAACGCGATCGTCGTCACCCCGTCGGCCGACCGCGACCAGGCCGTCCGCGACATCGTCGCCTCGGCCTTCGGACACGCCGGCCAGAAGTGCTCGGCCGCCTCCCTGGTGATCCTCGTCGGCGCCGCCGCCGGCTCCACCCGGTTCCGCGACCAGCTGATCGACGCCACCCGCTCGCTCACCGTCGGCCGGCCGACCGACCCGGCCGCCCGGATGGGCCCGCTCACCTCACCGCCGGGCGACAAGCTGCTCCGTGGCCTGACCACCCTCGAGCCGGGCCAGCACTGGATCCTCACTCCCCGCCGCCTCGACGCGCCGCCGGCCGACCCCGAGGGCCGGCTGTGGACCCCGGGGATCCGGGCCGGGGTCGCACCCGGCAGTGAGTTCCATCGGGTGGAGTACTTCGGGCCGGTGCTCGGCGTGATGACCGTCCCCGACCTGGCGACCGCGGTGGAGGTGCAGAACGGCACCGACTACGGCCTGACCGCCGGCCTGCAGTCGCTCGACCCGGACGAGGTGCGCTACTGGACCGAGCACGTGCAGGCCGGCAACCTCTACGTCAACCGGCCGATCACCGGCGCGGTCGTCCGCCGCCAGCCGTTCGGCGGCTGGAAGCGGTCCGCGGTCGGCGCCGGCGCCAAGGCCGGCGGTCCCAACTACCTGTACGGATTCGGCGAGGTGGTGCCGGCGCCGGTCACCGAGCTGGTCGCCGAGCCGACCGCGCCGCTGCTGCGCCGGCTGCTCGCGGTGGGGCGTACGGTGCTCGCTTCGGAGGACGCCGTACGTCTCGAGGTGGCGATCGGGCTCGACCAGCAGGCCCTCGACGAGGAGTTCGGCCGGGTGCACGACCCGGCGGCCCTCGGCGTCGAGCGGAACCTGCTGCGCTACCTGCCCACCCCGGTGCTGATCCGGCTGGGGGAGGGACGGCCGGTGCTGGAACTGGTCCGGGAGCTGTCGGCCGCCCTGGCGGTGCCCGGCGCCGCCGCCGTGGGCCACCGGGTCTCCACCGCCCGGGCGCTGCCCGGGCCGCTGCTCGACCTCCTGGCCGGACAGGGCATCCCGGTCGTCGTCGAGTCGGACGCCGCCTTCCTCGCCCGGGTGCCGGAACGCACCCTCGAACCCGGCGGCCGGATCCGGCTGCTCGGCGGGGACCGGACGGCCCTCGCCGAGGTGCTGACGGGCTCGGTGGACCCGCTCCGGGCGATCGACACCGCCGTCTACGCCGGCCCGGTCGTGGACGCCGGCAGGGTGGCGATCCTGCCGTACGTCCACGAGCAGCTGGTGTCGATCTCCGCGCACCGCTACGGCCACCCGAGCGACCTGGCGGAGGCGGCCGGCCTCAGCTGA
- a CDS encoding glycoside hydrolase family 15 protein has protein sequence MTQPRLEDYALLADRRTGPLVSRDGSVDWLCLPRFDGQAVFAALLGGPGNGHWRLRPVDGTVVERSYVAETFVLRTRWRTPTGEVVCTDFMAEHEDRADLIRMVEGVSGQVDLQLDLVMRFDYGSSIPWVRRVPGPDGERLLAVSGPDALVLDGPLPRAIDRHHVGRYTVGEGERECWTLTWFPSFHPLPERLDPIAELDRTTADWQGWSRAIALEGCRPEVRRSLLVLRALTDRETGGIAAAPTTSLPEDPGGVRNWDYRYCWLRDSALTIQAMATHGAAHHEWRDWLLRAIAGDDRTLRIMYGLAGERLGPELELDHLPGYAGSRPVRIGNGAAGQYQADVVGEVMMALDRLRRVGIAEDRFSWGLQRHLLEYAADHLDRPDQGIWEMRGAPQHFTHSRVMMWTAFDRGVRAVEEYGLRGPVQRWRGLRDELRLEVEEHGYVPELGTFVQHYGTTEVDASLLVLPQCGFVAWDDPRMLRTVARIEDELRDDRGLLRRYRTAPGTDGLPGEEGSFLFCTFWLVNQYAHTGRLAEAEALFDQVVSYAGDVGLLAEEYDPDTGRLIGNYPQAFSHLGLVQAADAILRATGGPGGCDER, from the coding sequence ATGACGCAGCCGCGACTGGAGGACTACGCACTGCTCGCCGACCGGCGGACCGGACCGCTGGTGTCCCGCGACGGGAGTGTCGACTGGCTGTGCCTGCCGCGCTTCGACGGCCAGGCCGTCTTCGCCGCCCTGCTCGGCGGGCCGGGCAACGGGCACTGGCGGCTCCGCCCGGTGGACGGGACGGTCGTCGAGCGGTCGTACGTGGCGGAGACGTTCGTGCTGCGCACCCGGTGGCGGACACCGACCGGCGAGGTGGTCTGCACCGACTTCATGGCGGAGCACGAAGACCGGGCCGACCTGATCCGGATGGTCGAGGGCGTCTCCGGGCAGGTGGACCTCCAATTGGACCTGGTGATGCGCTTCGACTACGGGTCGAGCATCCCGTGGGTCCGCCGAGTGCCGGGGCCGGACGGTGAGCGGCTGCTGGCCGTCTCCGGGCCGGACGCGCTGGTGCTGGACGGGCCACTGCCGCGCGCCATCGACCGGCACCACGTCGGCCGGTACACCGTCGGGGAGGGGGAGCGGGAGTGCTGGACGCTCACCTGGTTCCCCAGCTTCCATCCGCTGCCCGAGCGGCTCGACCCGATCGCCGAGCTCGACCGGACCACCGCCGACTGGCAGGGCTGGAGCCGGGCGATCGCCCTGGAGGGCTGCCGGCCGGAGGTCCGCCGCTCCCTGCTGGTGCTGCGCGCCCTGACCGACCGCGAGACCGGTGGGATCGCCGCCGCGCCGACCACCTCGCTGCCGGAGGACCCCGGCGGGGTCCGCAACTGGGACTACCGCTACTGCTGGCTGAGGGACTCCGCGCTGACCATCCAGGCGATGGCCACCCACGGCGCCGCCCACCACGAGTGGCGCGACTGGCTGCTGCGGGCGATCGCCGGCGACGACCGGACGCTGCGGATCATGTACGGGCTGGCCGGGGAGCGCCTCGGCCCCGAGCTGGAGCTCGACCACCTGCCCGGCTACGCCGGCTCCCGGCCGGTCCGGATCGGCAACGGCGCCGCCGGGCAGTACCAGGCCGACGTAGTGGGCGAGGTGATGATGGCGCTGGACCGGCTGCGCCGGGTCGGGATCGCCGAGGACCGGTTCTCCTGGGGGCTGCAGCGTCACCTGCTCGAGTACGCCGCCGACCACCTCGACCGGCCCGACCAGGGGATCTGGGAGATGCGCGGGGCGCCGCAGCACTTCACCCACTCCCGGGTGATGATGTGGACCGCCTTCGACCGGGGCGTACGGGCCGTCGAGGAGTACGGGCTGCGTGGCCCGGTGCAGCGCTGGCGTGGTCTGCGCGACGAGCTGCGGCTGGAGGTGGAGGAGCACGGCTACGTCCCCGAGCTCGGCACCTTCGTCCAGCACTACGGCACCACCGAGGTGGATGCGTCGCTGCTGGTGCTGCCGCAGTGCGGCTTCGTCGCCTGGGACGACCCACGGATGCTGCGCACCGTCGCCCGGATCGAGGACGAACTGCGCGACGACCGCGGCCTGCTCCGCCGCTACCGGACCGCGCCGGGCACCGACGGGCTGCCGGGGGAGGAGGGCAGCTTCCTCTTCTGCACCTTCTGGCTGGTGAACCAGTACGCCCACACCGGCCGGTTGGCCGAGGCGGAGGCGCTCTTCGACCAGGTGGTGTCGTACGCCGGTGACGTCGGCCTGCTGGCCGAGGAGTACGACCCCGACACCGGCCGGCTGATCGGCAACTATCCGCAGGCCTTCAGCCATCTCGGCCTGGTGCAGGCCGCGGATGCGATCCTGCGCGCCACGGGCGGTCCGGGAGGCTGCGATGAGCGCTGA
- a CDS encoding family 1 glycosylhydrolase — protein sequence MLVGNWIRLESQGAVLGSRFPQRKRKPAGWRSNRNPPYGCRSRHSEGVQRWTIGCGTSWTYPLTADPDDQLLAQRTNRENHLASDVQVFRAYPRWVLAEWERKGLDIVRTEDDAAALREGCVDYFSFSYYMSMVSTRDEGARQKVSGNLASGVRNPYLDVTEWNWQIDPKGLRFSLIDLYDRYRLPLFIVENGVGAYDTLEGGTVADDYRIAYFRDHISEMGKAIADGVDLIGYTTWGCIDIVSMSTCQMTKRYGFVYVDADDEGNGTYDRFRKKSFGWYQRVIATNGTELDVR from the coding sequence TTGCTGGTCGGGAACTGGATCAGGCTCGAATCACAAGGTGCCGTGCTGGGTAGCCGGTTTCCGCAACGGAAGCGGAAGCCGGCGGGATGGAGATCCAACCGGAACCCTCCTTACGGTTGTCGTAGTAGGCACAGCGAGGGGGTCCAACGGTGGACGATCGGTTGTGGGACGTCCTGGACGTACCCACTCACCGCCGACCCGGACGACCAACTCCTGGCCCAGCGCACCAACCGTGAGAACCACCTCGCCTCCGACGTCCAGGTCTTCCGGGCATACCCGCGCTGGGTCCTCGCCGAGTGGGAACGCAAGGGACTCGACATCGTCCGCACCGAGGATGACGCGGCTGCCCTGCGGGAGGGGTGCGTCGACTACTTCTCGTTCAGCTACTACATGTCGATGGTGTCGACCCGCGACGAGGGCGCCCGACAGAAGGTGAGCGGCAACCTCGCCTCCGGGGTGAGGAACCCCTACCTGGACGTCACGGAATGGAACTGGCAGATCGACCCCAAGGGACTTCGCTTCTCCTTGATCGACCTCTACGACCGCTACCGACTGCCGCTGTTCATCGTCGAGAACGGCGTCGGAGCCTACGACACCCTCGAAGGCGGCACCGTGGCCGACGACTACCGGATCGCCTACTTCCGGGATCACATCAGCGAAATGGGCAAGGCGATCGCCGACGGGGTCGACCTCATCGGCTATACCACGTGGGGATGCATCGACATCGTGTCCATGTCCACCTGTCAGATGACCAAACGCTACGGGTTCGTCTACGTCGATGCCGATGACGAAGGCAACGGCACCTATGACCGCTTCCGCAAGAAATCGTTCGGCTGGTACCAGCGCGTCATCGCCACCAACGGAACAGAGCTCGATGTCCGATGA
- a CDS encoding beta-glucoside-specific PTS transporter subunit IIABC produces MGTVNYADLAHQIVATVGGEANITAGTHCATRLRLTLRDEAKADTAAVQKLPGVITVMKAGGQYQIVIGNNVPKVYEELTRFTRLGSDDAAPVDTPKGNLLNRFIQLISAIIQPILWPLAGAGLFKAFLSLATNLHWLDAESTTYAILNASADAIFYFLPIFLALTAAKRFRANQMTAMAIAGALVYPAVVALASATTPVTFFGLPVVMMSYTSSVIPIIIAVWLQGYLERFLSKVLPDAIRNFTTPLITLVVMVPLVLLTVGPLTTYAAKGISAGVNAIFTFAPWLGGAIMGGFWQVFVLFGLHWGFVPIMMNDLATQGYTLLGGPLVAAVLAQAAATFAVFVRTRSAKRREVAGPAALSGMLAGITEPAIYGVNLPLKLPFYFGIAGGAVGGAIAAAGGSANNAFVFPSLLGLPAYMAVGDFTLQLIGSGVAVVIALVLTLVFGPREEKDAPEAAPGDASASTAVVAPTGETVVVAPVAGTSVPLAEINDKVFASGAMGQGLGILPTDGRVVAPVSGTVIAATRTGHAFGITSDDGVEVLVHIGIDTVQMKGEGFTSQVTRGQRVEQGDVLALVDLDAVEKAGFDPTVVTIVTNSASLGAVSAVTGRTVAAGDPALLITVGASVEVNA; encoded by the coding sequence ATGGGGACCGTCAACTACGCCGATCTGGCCCACCAGATCGTCGCCACCGTGGGAGGCGAGGCGAACATCACCGCCGGCACCCACTGCGCCACCCGGCTGCGCCTGACACTGAGGGACGAGGCGAAGGCCGACACCGCCGCGGTCCAGAAGCTCCCGGGCGTCATCACGGTGATGAAGGCCGGCGGGCAGTACCAGATCGTCATCGGCAACAACGTGCCGAAGGTCTACGAGGAACTGACCCGCTTCACCAGGCTCGGCAGTGACGACGCCGCGCCGGTCGACACCCCCAAGGGCAACCTGCTCAACCGTTTCATCCAGCTGATCAGCGCCATCATCCAGCCGATCCTCTGGCCGCTGGCCGGCGCCGGCCTGTTCAAGGCCTTCCTCTCGCTGGCCACCAACCTGCACTGGCTCGACGCGGAGTCGACGACGTACGCCATCCTGAACGCCTCGGCGGACGCGATCTTCTACTTCCTGCCGATCTTCCTGGCCCTCACCGCCGCCAAGCGCTTCCGGGCCAACCAGATGACGGCGATGGCGATCGCCGGTGCGTTGGTCTACCCGGCCGTCGTCGCGCTGGCGTCCGCCACCACGCCGGTCACCTTCTTCGGCCTGCCGGTGGTGATGATGAGCTACACCAGCTCGGTCATCCCGATCATCATCGCCGTGTGGCTGCAGGGGTACCTCGAGCGTTTCCTGTCCAAGGTGCTGCCCGACGCGATCCGCAACTTCACCACCCCGCTGATCACCTTGGTGGTGATGGTCCCTCTCGTCCTGCTCACCGTCGGCCCGCTGACCACGTACGCCGCCAAGGGCATCTCCGCCGGCGTCAACGCGATCTTCACGTTCGCTCCCTGGCTGGGCGGCGCCATCATGGGTGGCTTCTGGCAGGTCTTCGTCCTCTTCGGTCTGCACTGGGGCTTCGTCCCGATCATGATGAACGACCTGGCCACCCAGGGCTACACGCTGCTCGGCGGCCCGCTGGTCGCCGCCGTCCTCGCCCAGGCCGCCGCCACCTTCGCCGTCTTCGTCCGCACCCGCAGCGCCAAGCGGCGTGAGGTCGCCGGCCCGGCCGCTCTCTCCGGCATGCTCGCCGGCATCACCGAGCCCGCGATCTACGGCGTGAACCTGCCGCTCAAGCTCCCCTTCTACTTCGGCATCGCCGGTGGCGCCGTCGGCGGCGCAATCGCCGCGGCCGGTGGCAGCGCCAACAACGCCTTCGTCTTCCCGTCCCTGCTCGGCCTGCCCGCCTACATGGCGGTCGGCGACTTCACCCTGCAGCTGATCGGCTCCGGCGTCGCCGTGGTGATCGCGCTGGTGCTCACCCTCGTCTTCGGTCCCCGCGAGGAGAAGGACGCTCCGGAGGCGGCACCCGGCGACGCGTCCGCGTCGACGGCCGTCGTCGCCCCGACCGGGGAGACCGTCGTCGTCGCCCCGGTCGCCGGCACTTCGGTCCCGCTGGCCGAGATCAACGACAAGGTCTTCGCCTCCGGCGCGATGGGCCAGGGCCTGGGCATCCTGCCGACCGACGGCCGGGTCGTCGCCCCGGTCTCCGGCACCGTCATCGCCGCCACCAGGACCGGACACGCCTTCGGGATCACCTCCGACGACGGGGTCGAGGTGCTGGTGCACATCGGCATCGACACCGTGCAGATGAAGGGCGAGGGCTTCACCTCGCAGGTGACCCGCGGCCAGCGAGTGGAGCAGGGCGACGTCCTCGCCCTGGTCGACCTGGACGCGGTCGAGAAGGCCGGCTTCGACCCGACCGTGGTGACCATCGTGACCAACTCCGCCAGTCTCGGCGCGGTCAGCGCGGTCACCGGCCGTACGGTCGCCGCCGGCGACCCGGCCCTGCTGATCACCGTCGGCGCGTCCGTGGAGGTGAACGCATGA